CGTCCGATCTTCGTCGACAACACCGAGCGGCATAGTCTCGATCAGCGTCAGATCGAAGCCCTGATCCCCGCACCAGCGGATCATTGGCTCGATTTCGTTCTCATTCAGACCTTTAAGAGCGACCATGTTGATCTTGATGGTCAGGCCCGCCGCTTTGGCGCCCGCGATTCCCCCCAAAACCTTGTCGAGCTCCCCGGTGCGAGTGATGAGGCGGAAGCGATCGGCATCCAGACTGTCGAGACTGACGTTGACCCGACGCACGCCCGCCTCAGCCAAAAGGTCAGCGTGCTCCGCCAGCCGGGTCGCGTTCGTCGTCAGGGTGAGTTCGTCAAGCGTCCCTCCACCTAATTGGCGCCCAATGTGAAGAGCGAGGTCGTTAATCCCCCGCCGGACGAGAGGCTCGCCCCCAGTGAGGCGGATCCGCTTGACGCCACGGGCGACGAAGGCATCGGCGATGACCCCAAGCTCCTCGATCGTCAGCAGCTCACTGCGGGGCAGAAACGTCATCACCTCGCTCATGCAGTAGCGGCAGCGCAGGTCACATCGGTCCGTCACCGACAAGCGAAGGTAAGTGATGCGGCGACCGAAGCTGTCGACGAGCGGGGGACGCAACGCCTCTCGATCAGATGCTAGTGTGTTCATCGGGTTCTCAACGCTCGACGGTCCCTTGCGGCGCATAAGAAAGGGAGCATAGCCAGGATATTTCCGCGGCTCACGCCGGCGGTTTGAACAGGAGGCGACATGCGGCGTTCTCGTTTGACGAACCGAGGGACGCGCCATGCATTTCAAGATCAACGGTCAGACCTACGTGGCCGATGTCGACATTCGCACATCGATCCTAGACCTTTGCCGGGAGCATCTCGGCCTGACCGGTGCCAAGAAAGGCTGCGACCACGGCCAGTGCGGAGCGTGCACCGTGCTGATCGACGGCCGGCGGGTTAACAGCTGTCTTACCCTGGCGGTAATGCACCAGGACGACGAGATCACGACGATCGAAGGCCTCGGGCAGATTGGCGACCTGCATCCGTTGCAGGAAGCGTTCGTGCGTCATGATGGATATCAGTGCGGTTACTGCACACCGGGCCAGATCTGCTCTGCCGTCGGTATGCTCGACGAGGTCGCCAAGGGCTGGCCCAGTCATGTATCCTCAGATCTGGCTGCCCCTTTGTTTGACGACGCCGAAATCTCCGAGCGTATGAGCGGCAACCTCTGTCGCTGCGCCGCCTATCCCAACATCGTCGATGCGATCCGCGAAGTCGCTCAGGCGGCGCCGGAGGACCGAACGGCTGATGAGAAGGACGCCGCGATGATCAAGGAGGTGATGGCATGAAGACCTTCACCTACGAGAAAGCGGATACGCCTGAAGCGGCCATCCGCGACATCGATACAGATCAAGCCTCCTTCATCGCCGGTGGCACCAATCTGCTCGACCTGATGAAGCTGCAGGTCGAAACTCCGGGCAAGCTGGTCGACATCAGCAGGCTGGATCTTGCAAGCATCGAGGACTCGGGAGACGGCGGCCTGCTTATCGGTGCGATGGTTCGAAACAGTGATCTCGCTGCAGATCCGCGCATCATTGAGAAGTACGAAGTCCTGAGCCGCGCATTGCTGGCTGGCGCTTCCGGTCAGCTGCGCAACAAGGCCTCGACCGGCGGCAATCTGCTGCAGCGAACGCGATGCTACTATTTCTACAACCTCGCCTCCCGATGTAACAAGCGCTCGCCGGGGAGTGGGTGCGATGCCATCGGCGGTACCAACCGTATCCTCGCTGTGCTCGGCACGAGCGAACATTGCATCGCTACGCATCCAAGCGACATGGCGGTGGCGATGCGCGCCCTGAACGCGACCGTCGTCACGCTGAGAGCTGATGGCGACCGTCGTCGGATTCCAATCCACAATTTCTACCGCCTGCCCGGCGATACCCCGCACATCGAGACAGTGCTCGAGCGAGGCGAACTCATCACGCACATCGCCCTGCCGAAGCCCATGAGCGGCAGACAGTCGTATCGCAAAGTCCGCGACCGCGCCTCCTACGCGTTCGCGCTCGTCTCTGTCGCCGGCATCGTCGGGATGGAGGATGGCAGGATTGCAAACGTATCGCTCGCGTTCGGTGGTCTGGGGCCCATGCCGTGGCGTGACCCTGCCGTCGAGGCTGCGTTGATCGGACAGGTCCCTAATATGGAGGCCTTTGCCGCCGCCGCTGACGCCCTCGTCGCTGATGCCAAAGGACATGGCTCCAACGACTTCAAAATACCCTTGGCACGCCGCACTCTGATCGCGGTCTTGCGTGATCTGACGGGAGCATGAGCATGTTCGGCCTCGGTACCACCAACAGCTTGACCATGGACAAGCCCCACCCGTTCAGCCTGCTCGATACTGGCGTGCAGGGTGCGATAAGCCGGCCTTTCGACCGCATCGATGGCCCGAAGAAGGTTTCAGGCGCGGCCACTTATGCGGCCGAATACGAGTTCGACAATCTCGCTTACGGCTTTCTTGTCAGTGCGCGGATCGGTGCCGGCAAAGTCGTCTCGATCGACGCCGACGCCGTGCGCTCCCTCCCCGGCATCATTGACGTGGTCTGGGATTTCGACCGCTTCATCCGCGTCGCGGGCCAGGGAGGAGACACCAAGGCGCCGACGCAGGGTGTCCAGGAGATTACCTTTTTTGGAGAGATCGTCGCAATTGTCGTCGCAGAAAGCTACGAAGCCGCCCGGGACGCGGCGTTGCAGCTTCCCGTCACATACGAGCGTGATCAAGGCGTCTTCGACCAGATGGCCAACCGGGACGAGGCCTACACGCCGCCGGACGCCGCCACGCCCGGCCGTTTCGCAAAGGGCGATGTCGGTGAGGCAGTGGCGCAAGCGCCCGTTGCGATCGACGTGACCTATAAGACGCCGAGCCAGAACTCAGCGGCGATGGAGCCCCATGCATCGACGGCGGTGTGGGAGGAAGACGGTTCGCTGACGCTCTATGGTGCCTACCAGATGCCAACCTCGGACGCATCACAGCTCGCCAAATCGCTGGGCCTGTCCGCCAGGAAAGTCCGCATCATCTCGCGCTACATCGGCGGCGGCTTCGGGTCGAAGCTCGGTATCGCGCCGGAGAGCGTGGCAGCGGCGATCGCGGCGAAGCAGGTCGGCCGGCCAGTGAAGGCGGTAATGGCCCGCCAGCAAGTCTTCGAGGCCACGGTGCGCCGCTCCAACACCGAGCAGCGGCTTCGGCTCGCGGCAAATGCCGACGGTCGGCTCACGGCAATCGCTCAGGAAAGCTACGTCTCGAACCAGCCCGGCGAGGACTATTTCGAGCCCGTCGGCATCGGCACGCACATGATCTATGCCGGCGAGAACCGCCTGATCAGCCATCTGCAGATCCCTGTGAACTATGTCCTTTCCGGCTCGATGCGCGCCCCCGGCGAAGCAGTCGGTATGATCGGCCTCGAATGCGCCATGGACGAGCTTGCGGAGAAGCTCCGCATGGACCCGATCGCGCTTCGCAAAGTCAATGATACCTCGGCTGATCCGGAGAAAGGCGTTCCCTTCTCCTCGCGCAGCCTCACATCCGCCCTCGATGAGGGGGCGCGCCGGTTTGGCTGGAATATGCGTGGTGAGCCTGGGGCGCGGCGCGAGGGAGAGTGGCTTGTCGGGATCGGCATGGCGGCGGCCGTGCGCGGCAATATGCTGATGGAATCTTCGGCCAAGGTTGAGATACATCCTGACGGATCGGCCACGGTGTGCTCCGCGATGACCGACATCGGGACGGGCAGCTATACGATTCTCGCACAGATCGCCTCGGAAATCCTCGGCATTCCCGTCCCACATATTACCCTGGCACTTGGCGACACGAACGCGCCGCCGGCCGCCGGCTCAGGCGGCTCGTGGGGTGCGGGCTCGTCGGGCTCGGCCGTCTACCTTGCTTGCGAGATGCTCAAGGACGACCTTGCGAAAGCCATGGGTGTGACCGCAGACGTTCTTACGCTGAAGGACGGCATGGCGATCGGCGCCAACAGATCCGTAGCCATTGGCGAGCTTGCCGGCAAAGGCCTGGAAGCGATCGGCCACATCAAACCTGGCAAGCAGGAAAAGGAAACGACGCAGGCGTCCTTCGGCGCGCATTTCGTCGAAGTGGGTGTGAACGTCGTGACCGGCGAGATCAGGGTCCGCCGCATGCTCGGGGTGTTTGCCGCTGGCCGGGTGCTCAATGCCAAGACCGCGCGATCACAGTGCCTCGGCGGAATGACCTTCGGCATCGGTGCGGCCCTGACGGAGGAGCTGTATCACGACATTCGTGACGGCAAGATCGTGAACCGCGATCTGGCGGAGTATCATGTGCCGGTGAACGCGGACGTGCCGCAACTCGAGGTTCATTTCCTCCAAGAGCGCGACATCCACGCAAATCCGATCCACGCAAAGGGCATCGGCGAACTCGGCATTTCTGGCGCGGCAGCAGCGGTCGCCAACGCCGTCTACAACGCGACAGGGGTCCGTGTGCGCGAGTTTCCCATCACGTTGGACAAGTTGCTTCCCGGACTACCCGCCCTCGAGTGATGCTTGAGGTGGGCCGCTTATGGCGTTCCGAGTGTCGGGGTTGCCAATGCTGACCCACCTCATTGCACCGCGGCTGTCACGATAGCGGCTTGGATGAGTGACATAAGCTTCCGACCCCGGGGCAGTTTGGGCGTTGTTCGACGGCATTGGCGCGGATGACTGCTTCTGCGGAGATGTGCCGGTTCTCACCATGAGCATCCGTTCGGCGGCCTTGCACCATCTGCCGCTCGACTTGTCAGTCGTGACGGCCAAGCATCTCCCCGTTCAGCTCGTTCTAATCGGCCGGTCTGAAGAGCGGAAGACAATAGCGGTATGGGAAACCTTCGGTCCGCCTTTCGTTACTTATTAAAAGCAGCAGGAAGCAGATAATCGGCTGAGAGCAGAATCTGCCCAGCGCGGGTGGCTAAAGCGCTGTCGGCGAGGAGTGACCGATGACTGTCAAGGAAACGACACTGCGGGAGCGAAAGACCTTGCAGATCGATGTCATCCGACACGCCTTGCACACAAATTCCCCGGACGATGATCAATTCTGCTTTAGACCGGACATTGCCCAGCTGCTCCGGGAGATCGACGCGCGCGATCAAAAATCGTCTCAATAGTAAAGCCTATGCACTTAGGGCCGCCGCATGAACCGCAATACATTGACACCCTCAGATTTAAACATGTCCGCCTCTAGCTTATCCGCTTCGCGGTCTATCGCACTGGCCTCGTCTTGAGCTAGCCATGCATCGTCCATGGACGCAAAGTCGAGCGCGACCCGGCGATGCCTCTCGGCCCGGCGGCGCAGCCGGTCTATCTCCTGTCGTATCGCGGCCTGCTCAGGCATGGCTCGTCTCCAGCATCGGCAGTACACCGAACTAACGCTATGTTAGTTCCGAATTGAGATGATTGATCCGCTCGCCTGTGCACGTTGGTCGGCAAGCCGTTCGGCGCGCAGGCGTGCAAGACATCTGGTCATTTCGTTCTCTTTGTGTTCTCATGCGGGCATGCAACGACTCACCGCGCCCGCTATTGCCTCCATGCTCCTGACAGCACCTACATGGGCTCGCTTAGGTCTCTCGGTGCGCGATGAGCGCCTCCGCGAACGGGCCGCCGACGCGATGGCCGCGAGGATCGTGCAGGGCCTTGAGGGCATTGCTGAACCTGACCCGCGTCAACTCGTCCTGCATCTGGACGGGCAGGTTGGAAGATAGTTGGCTCATGGCTACGGCTGCGAAGCGCTATGACGCGGCAACAAATGCTCAGTTTCGCTTGGAATTGCCGAGTGGACCCGAGCTGCCTGAAGGCAAGTTTCCGCGCGCTGGCGGCCGAGTAAAGCGGCTTCCCGTTGTGCCGGTCGAACCTGTCGAGCAATTGGAGCTTCGGCCAATCCCGACGCCGCCCGAACCCGCCCCGACGCCCCCTGAGCCCGTGGCACAAGGTGTCCAGGCCGAGCCGTTCGCGCGGTGGCTGATCGAGCAGAAGGCGCGACGCGATTGGATCGCGGAGCTAGCGAAAGCCGCTGCGGCCGATCGGGGATTCCCCAAGAACGGCTCTCCGGACGATGTGCGGAAACGCTTGCAGGCCCTTGGGGCGGACGGCGACGCCTTCGAGCAGGTCGACGATGCAGAGTTGGCGTGGATGGCCGCGCAGGAGGAAGTCGCATGAGCGAACAGATTGACGACGGCGGCATGGTGACCGTCGAGTGGCCTGCGTTCGACCTAGGCCAACTCGATTGGTGGCCGATGGACCGCTATTCCCCAGAGGCGACCTTGCGGCCCGTGGTGCAGGATGCGGACGGCAAAACGTGGCTGGTCGAGCAGGATGAGCGCGGGGATTGGCGCGAGTTCCTAGACGGGGAATTGTTGTCCAAGGTCTTACCGGTGCGCTGGGCGGTACCTACCGCTGAAATCGTTCAAGCCTTGGCCTTTGGATGACGTCCGGAGCGGCAGTCCCGGACCTAGGAGGCAATATCGAAGTGTTGGCGGTCATGGGTTTGGCCAGTTCGTGAAAGGCCGCCATTTGTACCCGGCGTGCTTTCCACGTTCTCCCAATCAGGCGTTTGGAACCGCGGAACGTGCTTGGTGTCCTCGCTAGGAACCTGCCACCGGTCGAGGCGGGCTGCGGAGCGACACTCCCGATTGCGCCGATCTTGAGTTAATGGGCCGCCCCGCTCCCGCCCTGACGAATCTGGCGCTCCACCCGGCCTATCATAAAGCCATCCATCCAGGCGCCACGCAGCTGGGGTTCGGTTTTGGGAAAGGGACAGGCCGTCTCCTTCTCGCCGAGATCCAAGCCCGATAACCGTCCATCAGCAAACGCGGTACGGACGCGGATGAGGTCGCTGACATTGTCCACTCCGGTCCCATAGCACCAGAAAAGCTAAAGCCGCGTTACGCGAACCGGGGCTCTGATGGATGCTTCGGCCTGTGCCATGGAGACCGCACACCGCGACGGTCAAGCGTGGGTTTCCTGTCATGCACCAAGCTTTGCCGGAGGCCGGCCCATCCTTGCTGCTGAGCAACGGATCGGGCTCGGCACCCGTTCGAGACCTCAAGCCTTACGCCGCCTCGACAGTATGGGCTTCGAAGGCAACACCTAACCGTTTGCTCACGGCGCCGAAGATGGCCGCAAGATTGTCCATGCTCGGGTTGCCCTTCTCGGACAGCATCCGGTGAAGGCTCTTGCTGAGGTGGTTGGTCTCGGTCGCCAGTTCCTCGAAACCGACCGAAGCATTGACGAGATCGCGCAGGATCAGCCGCGCAACGTGGGGTTCGCCGTTGAGGAATGCGGTCGCCGCTTCGTCGAGCATGGCTTTGGCGAAGGCGGGGTCGCGCGTAGCGCGTTCCTTCACCGTTTCCTTGAAATCGCGCGTCAGAACCATCTCGTTATTCCCTGCCCTTCCGGTCTGCCGCCTTGCGCGCCTTATACTCGCTCAGCGACATTTCGGCCCGCTGGATATCCGACTGCTGCCGCTTCTTGGTCCCGCCCACGAACAGGATGATGAGTTCATTGCCATCTCGGGCGAGATAGAGCCGATAGCCCGGACCCCAGTCGATCCGATATTCCCCGAGACCGCCCC
This DNA window, taken from Sphingomonas sp. AP4-R1, encodes the following:
- the moaA gene encoding GTP 3',8-cyclase MoaA, which encodes MNTLASDREALRPPLVDSFGRRITYLRLSVTDRCDLRCRYCMSEVMTFLPRSELLTIEELGVIADAFVARGVKRIRLTGGEPLVRRGINDLALHIGRQLGGGTLDELTLTTNATRLAEHADLLAEAGVRRVNVSLDSLDADRFRLITRTGELDKVLGGIAGAKAAGLTIKINMVALKGLNENEIEPMIRWCGDQGFDLTLIETMPLGVVDEDRTDRYLPLDGVRARLAERFTLETIADRTGGPARYVRVRETGTRLGLITPLTNNFCDGCNRVRLTASGRLYMCLGHDDRIDLKAVLRSGGRRAVDAALDRALLSKPERHMFRIGGRGAAPALGRHMSVTGG
- a CDS encoding 2Fe-2S iron-sulfur cluster-binding protein translates to MHFKINGQTYVADVDIRTSILDLCREHLGLTGAKKGCDHGQCGACTVLIDGRRVNSCLTLAVMHQDDEITTIEGLGQIGDLHPLQEAFVRHDGYQCGYCTPGQICSAVGMLDEVAKGWPSHVSSDLAAPLFDDAEISERMSGNLCRCAAYPNIVDAIREVAQAAPEDRTADEKDAAMIKEVMA
- a CDS encoding xanthine dehydrogenase family protein subunit M, with the translated sequence MKTFTYEKADTPEAAIRDIDTDQASFIAGGTNLLDLMKLQVETPGKLVDISRLDLASIEDSGDGGLLIGAMVRNSDLAADPRIIEKYEVLSRALLAGASGQLRNKASTGGNLLQRTRCYYFYNLASRCNKRSPGSGCDAIGGTNRILAVLGTSEHCIATHPSDMAVAMRALNATVVTLRADGDRRRIPIHNFYRLPGDTPHIETVLERGELITHIALPKPMSGRQSYRKVRDRASYAFALVSVAGIVGMEDGRIANVSLAFGGLGPMPWRDPAVEAALIGQVPNMEAFAAAADALVADAKGHGSNDFKIPLARRTLIAVLRDLTGA
- a CDS encoding xanthine dehydrogenase family protein molybdopterin-binding subunit — encoded protein: MFGLGTTNSLTMDKPHPFSLLDTGVQGAISRPFDRIDGPKKVSGAATYAAEYEFDNLAYGFLVSARIGAGKVVSIDADAVRSLPGIIDVVWDFDRFIRVAGQGGDTKAPTQGVQEITFFGEIVAIVVAESYEAARDAALQLPVTYERDQGVFDQMANRDEAYTPPDAATPGRFAKGDVGEAVAQAPVAIDVTYKTPSQNSAAMEPHASTAVWEEDGSLTLYGAYQMPTSDASQLAKSLGLSARKVRIISRYIGGGFGSKLGIAPESVAAAIAAKQVGRPVKAVMARQQVFEATVRRSNTEQRLRLAANADGRLTAIAQESYVSNQPGEDYFEPVGIGTHMIYAGENRLISHLQIPVNYVLSGSMRAPGEAVGMIGLECAMDELAEKLRMDPIALRKVNDTSADPEKGVPFSSRSLTSALDEGARRFGWNMRGEPGARREGEWLVGIGMAAAVRGNMLMESSAKVEIHPDGSATVCSAMTDIGTGSYTILAQIASEILGIPVPHITLALGDTNAPPAAGSGGSWGAGSSGSAVYLACEMLKDDLAKAMGVTADVLTLKDGMAIGANRSVAIGELAGKGLEAIGHIKPGKQEKETTQASFGAHFVEVGVNVVTGEIRVRRMLGVFAAGRVLNAKTARSQCLGGMTFGIGAALTEELYHDIRDGKIVNRDLAEYHVPVNADVPQLEVHFLQERDIHANPIHAKGIGELGISGAAAAVANAVYNATGVRVREFPITLDKLLPGLPALE
- a CDS encoding DUF6771 family protein is translated as MLLTAPTWARLGLSVRDERLRERAADAMAARIVQGLEGIAEPDPRQLVLHLDGQVGR
- a CDS encoding DNA-binding protein, which codes for MVLTRDFKETVKERATRDPAFAKAMLDEAATAFLNGEPHVARLILRDLVNASVGFEELATETNHLSKSLHRMLSEKGNPSMDNLAAIFGAVSKRLGVAFEAHTVEAA
- a CDS encoding type II toxin-antitoxin system RelE/ParE family toxin; protein product: MIVQEYIREDGSSPFRSWFDDLDAQASAKVATAIVRLELGNLSNVKWIGGGLGEYRIDWGPGYRLYLARDGNELIILFVGGTKKRQQSDIQRAEMSLSEYKARKAADRKGRE